GGTAGTGATAAAAGACCGGACATTGGTATAGATGAGGATGGTCAAGCTTGGGTAATCTGTAATGGCAGTATTTATCGTGCTAATCCGGAAGTGTTGGGTGAGGTTATGGTTGCCGAAACAACAGGGATGAACCCTCTGTTCTTCGCCAAATCCCCTCAGGGTCAACTCTATCTACTCTGGAAAGGCGATTGCGGACTAAAGATAACTACTTTCTCAAAAGGCAAAATAAGAGAACTTGCTTATCTTCAAAAAAGTATTGAGGGACGGTGGAGTGTTTTTTTCTGCGTGGATAGCGCGGGACGCATCTGGATAAGCGGTAATTTCCCGGTAATCTATTGCTGGGAAGATGGACAATGGAAAGAATATAAATTAAAACAGGAGATGTTTCTTCTTAATGAATACGAAAGGGAAAGATGGCCTGAGCTCCTCTCACGGATCATTAAGAGTACGGAAGTATCGCCGGGCAAGATAATCTTTTGGGGGACTGATCTGGATGGCTTGCTTGTTTTTTCTGAAGACAAGATTGAACATTTTCGCCAGATCTTTTCTCTACCGCGAATTAGATTCAAGGAAATAAAAGTCGTTACTGATGGAGTCTTCTGGGCGGTGGAGGGTTTCAATCGGAAACCACAACTTTTTGAGGTAGATATGAAAAAGAAGAAAGGGACACTTCTTATTCCTCCTAATCACCCTTTGAGAAATCAGGAGATTTTGCAGATTTTTCCGCAGGAACAAGGAGAAGGTTTTGTTCTTTGTAAAACAGAGAATGACGGCAAGGTTTCCCTATGGCGGATAGTTAAGGAGGGAATAAAGTGCGAAATTGAAAGCATTGGACAAACATTTGTTTCTTGCGGAGGGGATCCTTCTTCGCTACTAATAAGTAAAAAAGGTCACCTTTGGCTCTCTGCCTTCCATCTGGGTATCTGGCTAAAGTTAAAGGATGCGGATGAGTGGGAACATCTGGATTATTCTTTTGGCTTTCCGCTACCTGCGGTGAGCAATGTAAAAGAAGACAAGGATGGAAATATCTGGGTTTCTGGTTATCGTAGTAATGGGTTGGTCTGTTTGAGCTCCCCTGTAAAGGCGGTTAAAAAATGGTTAAACTGTGCTCACTCTCAAAATTGGAAAATGGTAGGGAGACTTAGAGAATATGTTTTTGATAGCGATGACTGTCTCTGGACAATATTGAGCAGAAATCCGTTTATCCTCGGTCGGTTTGCCTGGAGTGGATGGATGGCTCTTACTCCTTCAAAACAGCCGAAGTATCATAACCACATCTTATGCAGGGATAATAAAGGGGCTGTATGGCTAGTCGATCTTCGTGGACGGGAGGGAGGACGAGGACCTATCGTGTTTGAAAATAAAAAAGATGCCTACTTTTCTAACATGGAATTGGCCTGTGAATCTCTGGCAAAGAAGGGTGAGATACGTAATGTTTATGAGGATCGGTATAGTTCTTATGGCGATATCCGCAATGCTATTTGTAGAATAAAGAATGAAAAGGCTTGTTTTTGTAGCCCTGCTTTGTTGCATTATTTTGATGGCAAGGGTTGGAAACATTGGCAAATTCAAGATATAGATGCTATTTCCAGAGGGGAATTTGATAGAGCCTCCAACCAGCCCTTTTTTGATGCAAAAAGCAATCTTTGTGTGAATATAAGTCAAAGAACATGGTTATGGAATGGCAAGCGGTGGAATGCAGTCGGTTTTCTTGAAGGGACTTATGAGAAAACGAAACGATTGAATGCATTGAGAAAGGAGCGAGAAGAGGGTCTACAAGAGAAGTTAAATCGTTCAGGTGAACTTGGAAAAATAACGCGAGTAGTTGAGGCAAACGACGGAACATTCTGGGCGCTGACACAATTTTCTCTTTACAAAGTTGTGGGAGATTTATGGGTTGAGATAGATAAGGGCAGGCATCCATTAATGGGAGACCAAATAGATTCTATTCGTATAGACAAAGAAGGCAACCTTTTTGTTAAGGCCGAACTGAACGCGTATTGCAGATTAGCAGACAAACAGTTTCCTCCTGAGACATTAATAGAGGAGATGTTAGTGGTTATAAAGAAGATTCCTTTCTCCATATCTTTCTCAGGTAAGGACGATAAAACTCCAGCAGAGAAACTCAGATTTTCGTGGTCCATGGATGAAGGAAAGTGGTCATCTCCGTCCTATGATAAAACTATATCTTTTGAGCATCTTGCGAATGGGGAACATGTTTTGAAAGTAAAAGCATTAGACGAAGAACTTAATTACGATTCTACGCCTGCAGTCGTTCGATTTACTGTGAAGGTTGATGCTAAAAATTTACTTGCTGAAAATTTGGAAATGTTAAAATCTTCTGATTACAAGGAGCGTGAGAAAGCAGTAAGGAATCTTGTTCATATTGGAAGAGAAGCCTTGTCGGAA
The DNA window shown above is from bacterium and carries:
- a CDS encoding WD40 repeat domain-containing protein translates to MRNKKFILIFFLSVFSVPVVSWADLETAYFFANGNGRAWAIEEGSDKRPDIGIDEDGQAWVICNGSIYRANPEVLGEVMVAETTGMNPLFFAKSPQGQLYLLWKGDCGLKITTFSKGKIRELAYLQKSIEGRWSVFFCVDSAGRIWISGNFPVIYCWEDGQWKEYKLKQEMFLLNEYERERWPELLSRIIKSTEVSPGKIIFWGTDLDGLLVFSEDKIEHFRQIFSLPRIRFKEIKVVTDGVFWAVEGFNRKPQLFEVDMKKKKGTLLIPPNHPLRNQEILQIFPQEQGEGFVLCKTENDGKVSLWRIVKEGIKCEIESIGQTFVSCGGDPSSLLISKKGHLWLSAFHLGIWLKLKDADEWEHLDYSFGFPLPAVSNVKEDKDGNIWVSGYRSNGLVCLSSPVKAVKKWLNCAHSQNWKMVGRLREYVFDSDDCLWTILSRNPFILGRFAWSGWMALTPSKQPKYHNHILCRDNKGAVWLVDLRGREGGRGPIVFENKKDAYFSNMELACESLAKKGEIRNVYEDRYSSYGDIRNAICRIKNEKACFCSPALLHYFDGKGWKHWQIQDIDAISRGEFDRASNQPFFDAKSNLCVNISQRTWLWNGKRWNAVGFLEGTYEKTKRLNALRKEREEGLQEKLNRSGELGKITRVVEANDGTFWALTQFSLYKVVGDLWVEIDKGRHPLMGDQIDSIRIDKEGNLFVKAELNAYCRLADKQFPPETLIEEMLVVIKKIPFSISFSGKDDKTPAEKLRFSWSMDEGKWSSPSYDKTISFEHLANGEHVLKVKALDEELNYDSTPAVVRFTVKVDAKNLLAENLEMLKSSDYKEREKAVRNLVHIGREALSELKKLREESKDDDLHWWIDVVMQQIEQSVTSK